The genomic interval GGCAAGCAGCTCGCCCAGAATAAGAAAGCTTCCCATGACTATTTCATTGAGGAAACTTTCGAAGCTGGCATGGTGCTTTTGGGTACAGAAATTAAATCGCTGCGAACGGGTCGTGCAAATATAAGTGATGCATTTGCTACCATTCGCAACGGCGAAATTTTCATACACAATATGCACATTAGTCCGTTCGAGCAAGGGAATATTCACAACCCTACCGATCCAACGCGTGCTCGCAAGCTGTTGATGCACAAGATGCAAATTCATAAGCTTCTAGGCTTATCCAAGCAAGAAGGTTATGCTATTGTACCCTTGAAGATTTATGTGCGCAATGGTTACGCGAAGTTATTGATTGGTCTCGGTAAAGGTAAGAAGCAATACGACAAGCGCGATAGTGCAGCTAAACGTGATGCTCAGCGTGACATTCAGCGTGTGCTGCGTGAGAAACAGAAGGTTTCTAACTAAGGTGTAGATTTCCATGGCAGCAAGCGACCATGATTGCCAATAACAATTGTGCACGGAAGCAGCTGATTCGTGGTATACTAAGACAGTAGCAACGGCAAGACAATCAATAAATGCAAGTGCATTCGTGCTAGACAATCGGAACAGCCTGCTTGGTCAGATGCTGATCCTTAATCCTAAAGCTTCAATTGAGCTAAACGTTAGTGTGGATCTACTCTTCGGAGTAGTGTTAATCTGCAGCTAGCCGTTTATGCAAAATTGGGGGCGTTTATGGATTCGACGGGGATTGTACGAGCGCGGGTTGCGGGTAGCGGGGAGTCGTCCGCTTCATCAACGCTAAAGCCTATTAAACGGCAAACAACAAACAAACTACGCTTTCGCAGCCTAAGAAACTGTGTGCGTGCTTCTACCCAGCATCGTCCATGTGACTGGATTAGGGGCTAACAAGTAGTGGAATACGCTGTCTCATCTCCGCCTGCGGTGAGCTGAAGAAGACAATCAGGCTGACCTTAGCGAAAGCCGGTTACGGGGCGTTTGCTTGGGTGACATCAAAACTGTGACTACACCCGTAGAAGCCTGTGTGGCGTGATCTTCGGACAGGGGTTCAAATCCCCTCGCCTCCACCAATACCATGAAGAAACCCGACCTCGTGAGGTCGGGTTTTTTGATTTTTTAGTCATGTTAAGAGCATGTCTTTTATTAAAATAACGGGCAGATTAGTGGAAAAGTATCGAATATATAAGTCATAGTAAAGCGATCAAAAAGGAGAATATAAGATTTTCTCGAATATTCTGAAATGCTGATATTTTAGGTGTGTATACACTATATTCAAATGGGGGATTCAAATGTCTATTACTTTATATATTATGAGACATGGTGAAACGGATTGGAATAAAGAAAAGAGGCTCATGGGTCACTTTGATGTACCCATTAATGAGTTAGGATTACAACAAGCACATATATTGGTTAAAAAACTTTATAAAACTAAATTAGATTCAATTTATAGCTCAGATCTTCGAAGAGCTTTACAGACATCAGAAGTTCTCGCTGATCAGTTAGGGATTAGCAAAATAAAAAGCGATTATCGATTGCGAGAAGCGCAAGGTGGAGTTTGCGAAGGATTAACTTGGGATGAAATGCATCAAGCACATCCTGAGTGGTGGGAGCGTGACCAGAAAGACTGGTATTCCACTCCTTATCCAGGCGGAGAAAGTTTGCTCGATGTGGCTAACCGTGTTGAAGATATGTTGAACGAACTCGCTAAAAACCACGTCGGAAAGCATATTGGTGTGGTGACACACTGGGGAGTCATATGCGCTGTATTAATTTCTGTACTCAAAATAGATCAAGAACATATGAAAAGAGTACATATCGATAATTGTGGGTTAACAGTAGTACATTGGGGAGAAGAAAAGTCTTTATTACGACTAAATGCTTGAGAATATAATACGCTAACGAAAGCGTTAGATCAATGTTTCAAGGAAAGCGCCATTCCACAAAGGATGGCTATAAAACTTGTCGTTACAGACAGTGCGGAGAACCGTACCACAGGGTTACAGGTCAAGTCATTACGCTAACGGGCAGGATAATGTAATTAATTGTAGAATAATATGGTAAAACCTCAGAATGGAAAGAGGATCTAGCTATGCAAAGTATGAACAATCAACATCTGCAGACCGCTAATAACGTATACATTGAAGGAATTCAGTACACAGAGATCCCTGTTTTCGATTTGGAAAAGGCAGTTGATTGGTATTGTGGAAAACTGGGTGCAAAACTAGGACTACTTAACGATGAGCTTGCTTTTGTAGATTTCTCTATGGGTCCTAGTTTATTTTTAGTCAAGACAAATGATGATACTACAGCCACATTCAAGGTAAATGGTCAAGACCATTACACAATCGGATTTCGTGTTAAGGACATTAAAGGATTTCATAATTTTCTATTACAACTCGATACGAAAGTAAGTCCTATCGTTATTGAAGGACATGGAAGTTTCTTTACGTTTTACGATCCTTTTGGAAATATGTTTGACGTTTTTCAACCGCCACAATAAATCCGTAAGCATCCCTAAGGTTCTTTCTTACCTTAAATTAACAGGAACCATTTGCTTTATTGAAGTAACGGGCAACGATAGTTCAACAAGAGCAGTTTGCTACGGCAGCTGCTCTTTTCTTCATTAAGCTAACGGGTAGGATAGAGGAACAGACGGTAAGGTTGTTCTCGAACAGAAGAACAAATTAATGATATGATGTTGTAAATGGAACAGGCTAGTCGAGCCTATTTTCTATTTTCGTGAGGGAGTCGATAAATGGATATGGGAAGTACGAATCAATGGGATGCGGAATGGGAAGTATCAGAAGAATTGGCTCATAAATTAATAAGCAGTCAGTTTCCGCAGTTAGCTTCACAAAGCGTACAAAAACTAGGATACGGCTGGGATAACACTGTTTTTCTTGTCGGGGTCGAATATGTATTTCGCTTTCCAAGAAGAGAAGTTGCAATTAATCGTTTAAGGATGGAAGGAAAGATACTACCTAAGCTTAAAGATTATTGTTCCATTGCATATTCGTTACCGCTATTTTTTGGGGAAGGGGATTATAATTATCCTGCACCTTTCCTAGGCTACCCCTATTTATCAGGAGAGTTTCCAATCGGATTAACTGACAAGCAACGTGCGGTATCAGCAACAACGCTCGCGCAATTTTTAAAAAGCTTACATGCATTCCCTGTGCAAATTGCCCAAGAAAATGGAGTTCAACATGACCATAGAAATTTGATTGATATTGCAATGCGTAAAGAAAAGTTGCATAAATTCATTTCCGACCTTGCCCTTCATTTTAGTGAAGAAGAGTATCGTGAATTATCGAACTATTTGGAACAGCTTGGAACTGAAAAAGTGAAACCCAAAAACGTATTCCTCCATGGAGACCTTCATTTTAAAAATATGCTGGTAGACGAGAATGGAATAATTTCAGGGATTATCGACTGGGGAGATATCAATATCGGACATCCTGCTTGCGACTTGAATGTCGCGTATAGCTTTTTGCCTCCGGATGCGCGTTCAGACTTTTTCAAAGAATATGGGGATGTCGATGAAGAAACGAAGATATTAGCTCGATTGATAGCCATATACATTCCCATTTTGATCATGATGCAGGCAATTGATTATAAAGATGAAAAGTTGGTTGCTGAAGCAAAAGCGATCATAAAACGTGCTCTCGCTGATTAAGAAAGGTCATTCCGCTAACGGGAAACGATAGTTCAATAATAATGCCCCTCATTGCGAAGGCCTTCGTATATGACTGGGAATAATATTGGGGGCGTGGAAGTGAGCGATGATCTAGTAAAAAACAGAGTAGTTCAGATCCTCAATGACATGCTTAATGGGAAGATAAATATTATACTTGGATGCCTTGAACTGGATGGGTTATGGCATCAAGGCCATACCTTTATTGGAATAGATTTTGGAGAGCATTATCACAATTTGGCTCATATACCCTTACCTGCGCAATATCATTTGTGGAATCAAGAAGCGTTAAAGGAACGCATAAAAGAACTAGATGCATACAAGCCAAATATCTTATATACAGCGAGATTATTGTTAGACGAAATGAATATAGAACGTCGTTAGGCTAACGGGGAACGATAGTTCAATAAACACACGGAAGCAGCCGACCACAATGATCGGCTGCTTCATTACGCTAACGGGCAGTTATGCGCAAAGGACTCCGGACAGTAAACATTCATCAAAAAACTTAAAACAAAAATCTGCATGAAAAAAGCCGCAACAATGCGGCTTCTTAAGCAAATATGTTCTTATCATCCGATAACGACATCAAGCCGTGTCAAGACTAGCTGTTAATATCGCATTTATTTAAAATGAACGAGATTTGATTTTCAAGACGATTGATATCATCTTGTGTTGCCTGTTCTGTTGTTTGGCGATTCCGAATTGAATCGAGCTCCTGCTTAAGCTTATGCAAGTCATCACCAGCATTGGCACAATCATAATTGCTTTCAAGGTTTTCGAGCATGTTATCTCCTCCAGTCGTTAATGAAGTGTACTAGACTATTATGGTGGATTTTACTTTTTATA from Paenibacillus sp. FSL K6-3182 carries:
- a CDS encoding phosphotransferase, which gives rise to MGSTNQWDAEWEVSEELAHKLISSQFPQLASQSVQKLGYGWDNTVFLVGVEYVFRFPRREVAINRLRMEGKILPKLKDYCSIAYSLPLFFGEGDYNYPAPFLGYPYLSGEFPIGLTDKQRAVSATTLAQFLKSLHAFPVQIAQENGVQHDHRNLIDIAMRKEKLHKFISDLALHFSEEEYRELSNYLEQLGTEKVKPKNVFLHGDLHFKNMLVDENGIISGIIDWGDINIGHPACDLNVAYSFLPPDARSDFFKEYGDVDEETKILARLIAIYIPILIMMQAIDYKDEKLVAEAKAIIKRALAD
- a CDS encoding VOC family protein; this encodes MQSMNNQHLQTANNVYIEGIQYTEIPVFDLEKAVDWYCGKLGAKLGLLNDELAFVDFSMGPSLFLVKTNDDTTATFKVNGQDHYTIGFRVKDIKGFHNFLLQLDTKVSPIVIEGHGSFFTFYDPFGNMFDVFQPPQ
- the smpB gene encoding SsrA-binding protein SmpB is translated as MGKKSDGKQLAQNKKASHDYFIEETFEAGMVLLGTEIKSLRTGRANISDAFATIRNGEIFIHNMHISPFEQGNIHNPTDPTRARKLLMHKMQIHKLLGLSKQEGYAIVPLKIYVRNGYAKLLIGLGKGKKQYDKRDSAAKRDAQRDIQRVLREKQKVSN
- a CDS encoding DUF2524 domain-containing protein is translated as MLENLESNYDCANAGDDLHKLKQELDSIRNRQTTEQATQDDINRLENQISFILNKCDINS
- a CDS encoding histidine phosphatase family protein, with the protein product MSITLYIMRHGETDWNKEKRLMGHFDVPINELGLQQAHILVKKLYKTKLDSIYSSDLRRALQTSEVLADQLGISKIKSDYRLREAQGGVCEGLTWDEMHQAHPEWWERDQKDWYSTPYPGGESLLDVANRVEDMLNELAKNHVGKHIGVVTHWGVICAVLISVLKIDQEHMKRVHIDNCGLTVVHWGEEKSLLRLNA